The following proteins come from a genomic window of Lolium rigidum isolate FL_2022 chromosome 5, APGP_CSIRO_Lrig_0.1, whole genome shotgun sequence:
- the LOC124651676 gene encoding E3 ubiquitin-protein ligase PUB23-like has translation MESSGGGTAPHHFVCPISLQPMQDPVTAPTGISYDRRAIERWLADGHATCPVTGRPLALADLTPNHTLRRLILSWEPASTTVEPASAPSSDRHDDPGLDAIVAKVMSPDSCPADDVLREAAAMASVSGFARRCMLRAGVLTRVLRLFASCGKKSSRAAMMPTLDACLGLVDALYVSADEIRPLVVDNLALVDALTHVLVTHDSGSLSDGDVATREHAVRLLESVTEAADAALLERLRPELFRAVTAVLSDRTTVSPGATRAALRALLNACGSGKNRVQIAEAGAAHEAIELELASWPSSPGGSSRRVTELVMALLARLCACAEGRAAVAAHPAGIAVVAKRVLRVSAAADACAVRVLAAVCGRAASPEVVREMARVGAVGKLCCVLQADCDPDVKETARAVLRMHSGVWCGSPCVSAYLLSRYL, from the coding sequence ATGGAGTCGTCGGGTGGCGGCACGGCGCCGCACCACTTCGTGTGCCCGATCTCGCTGCAGCCGATGCAGGACCCGGTCACGGCGCCCACCGGCATCTCCTAcgaccgccgcgccatcgagcgcTGGCTCGCCGACGGCCACGCCACCTGCCCCGTCACCGGCCGGCCCCTCGCCCTCGCCGACCTCACCCCGAACCACACCCTCCGCCGCCTCATCCTCTCCTGGGAACCCGCCTCCACCACGGTGGAACCAGCCAGCGCGCCGTCGTCGGATCGGCACGACGATCCGGGACTCGACGCGATCGTCGCCAAGGTGATGTCACCGGATTCTTGCCCCGCGGACGACGTGCTCCGGGAGGCGGCCGCGATGGCTTCTGTGAGCGGCTTTGCGCGGCGGTGCATGCTGCGCGCCGGGGTGCTCACGCGCGTGCTGCGTCTATTCGCGTCCTGCGGCAAGAAGAGCTCGCGGGCGGCGATGATGCCCACCCTCGACGCGTGCTTGGGTCTCGTCGACGCGCTCTACGTCTCCGCCGACGAGATACGGCccctcgtcgtcgacaacctcgccctcGTGGACGCCCTAACGCACGTGCTGGTCACGCACGACAGCGGGAGCCTCTCCGACGGCGACGTAGCAACGAGAGAACACGCGGTGCGTCTGCTGGAGTCGGTGACGGAGGCGGCCGACGCTGCGCTTCTCGAGCGGCTGCGTCCGGAGCTATTCCGCGCCGTCACCGCGGTGCTGAGCGACCGCACTACTGTGTCCCCCGGCGCGACGCGGGCGGCGCTGCGCGCGCTGCTCAACGCGTGCGGCAGCGGCAAGAACCGCGTGCAGATCGCCGAGGCCGGAGCAGCGCACGAGGCCATCGAGCTGGAGCTGGCGTCCTGGCCCTCGTCCCCCGGCGGCAGCAGCAGGCGCGTCACGGAGCTCGTCATGGCGCTGCTGGCCCGGCTGTGCGCCTGCGCGGAGGGGCGGGCGGCCGTGGCGGCGCACCCGGCGGGGATCGCCGTGGTGGCGAAGCGGGTGCTCCGCGTGTCCGCGGCCGCCGACGCGTGCGCGGTGCGCGTGCTGGCGGCGGTGTGCGGCAGGgcggcgtcgccggaggtggtgcGGGAGATGGCGCGCGTGGGCGCCGTGGGGAAGCTCTGCTGCGTGCTGCAGGCGGACTGCGACCCGGACGTGAAGGAGACGGCCAGGGCCGTGCTGAGGATGCACTCCGGCGTCTGGTGCGGGTCGCCCTGCGTCAGCGCCTACCTGCTCTCTAGGTATCTCTAG